A region of Candidatus Hadarchaeales archaeon DNA encodes the following proteins:
- a CDS encoding STT3 domain-containing protein: protein MALNYRRYLIAGYLLALMVIASSILLIPGKRYETLTTSDSGWIWAEAKLLERNNGFAEKNPWSHAPHGWEFEKEQLQPLLAVMIYRGVKTVLPSVDLYDIAKYYGIIFFCLSIIPIFLLGRELHGDVAGAVAAFLFTTLVSSIYWNKVGAFDREPTITFMCAWTVYFFVKLMKSGKDGIIPYGILSGITFGLFVLTWAGSMFISVALIGGILFTLAAYFFTELLKKRRSIDLAFKNTVNSHMPLLIGFVIAIVTSTVVFWSGGVSPDRWLGTAQSILDYVGIGGGGRVSFPRYASEMVAPASFSDIFTKFYQNNFLLGITLIGCIVTVLYCIWKREPHHFLLLAWFIVMLAMVWPKAGQARFERQWWPLLPVMAGVGISVILSWLKDFSFHPDWSWLRRFQTPVLAVAIIVLLGSAFVVNATRAAEATTPPTEWRLGAGLDAALMEAFKWIRENTPENAIVSIQWSYGHLLTGATERKTVCDGVEGIGEQGKWENDPNFWPKPPDYVYYVKNNEARLYGVNEPAKPFFINGRRTDVQRFPQIGENELKWYLKTYRDNFGIKIDYILFTYDEYYYAWWNYSVYEPLTIIFKANVRYRPYGLRPSMQDSMYVFNFGGDRREVVLDHQNGRVFLRTENEEKTMDGYAIVVIDESGRPTNMAGFYPPENEAEIPETLVVFLNQTGNIETAWLISGVSEQITSRPEPIGIQAFQDKLNVDFLTQVFKSSNGYVRILQVDHSVID, encoded by the coding sequence TTGGCGCTGAACTACAGGAGATATCTGATAGCCGGATATCTGCTAGCGTTAATGGTAATCGCTTCATCCATTCTCTTAATCCCGGGTAAAAGATACGAGACTCTTACAACATCCGACAGCGGATGGATCTGGGCAGAAGCCAAGTTGTTGGAAAGAAACAACGGATTTGCAGAGAAAAATCCATGGTCACATGCACCGCATGGATGGGAGTTCGAAAAAGAGCAGTTGCAACCCCTCCTGGCCGTCATGATATACCGCGGAGTAAAGACCGTCTTACCATCTGTAGATCTCTACGACATAGCAAAATATTATGGAATAATTTTCTTCTGTCTTAGCATAATCCCGATTTTTCTGCTTGGTCGGGAGCTTCACGGGGATGTTGCAGGAGCGGTGGCGGCCTTCCTCTTCACAACCCTCGTATCATCAATATATTGGAACAAAGTTGGGGCCTTCGACAGAGAACCCACGATAACGTTCATGTGCGCTTGGACTGTCTACTTCTTTGTCAAGCTTATGAAATCTGGAAAAGATGGGATCATTCCCTACGGAATCCTTAGCGGGATAACTTTTGGACTATTTGTGCTGACTTGGGCTGGGTCAATGTTTATCTCAGTCGCCCTCATCGGCGGAATACTGTTCACGCTCGCCGCTTACTTCTTTACAGAACTTCTCAAGAAAAGGAGGAGCATCGATTTAGCGTTCAAAAATACTGTGAACTCTCATATGCCCTTGCTGATAGGGTTTGTGATAGCTATCGTGACGTCAACTGTAGTTTTCTGGTCTGGAGGTGTTAGTCCAGACAGATGGCTGGGAACTGCGCAGTCTATACTTGACTATGTGGGAATTGGCGGGGGTGGCAGGGTATCCTTCCCACGCTACGCCTCCGAAATGGTCGCGCCCGCTTCTTTCTCGGATATCTTCACAAAGTTCTATCAAAACAATTTTCTCCTAGGCATAACCCTCATCGGTTGTATCGTAACAGTTCTCTATTGCATCTGGAAAAGAGAACCCCATCACTTTCTCCTTTTAGCCTGGTTCATTGTAATGCTTGCGATGGTGTGGCCGAAAGCAGGTCAGGCTAGATTTGAAAGACAGTGGTGGCCGCTTTTACCAGTTATGGCTGGAGTCGGGATCAGCGTTATTCTGAGCTGGTTGAAGGATTTCTCCTTCCATCCTGACTGGAGCTGGCTCAGAAGATTTCAGACTCCGGTTTTGGCCGTTGCTATCATCGTGCTTCTCGGATCTGCATTTGTCGTGAACGCAACAAGGGCCGCTGAAGCAACAACGCCGCCTACGGAATGGCGACTCGGAGCTGGACTTGATGCGGCGCTTATGGAGGCTTTCAAATGGATAAGAGAGAACACTCCTGAAAACGCAATAGTTTCTATCCAATGGTCATACGGACACCTGCTGACTGGAGCGACGGAAAGAAAAACCGTCTGCGATGGTGTGGAGGGGATAGGCGAGCAAGGAAAATGGGAAAACGATCCAAACTTCTGGCCGAAACCACCAGATTATGTTTATTATGTGAAGAATAATGAAGCTAGACTTTACGGGGTAAACGAACCTGCTAAACCATTTTTCATCAACGGAAGGAGAACCGACGTTCAGCGTTTTCCACAGATTGGTGAAAACGAGCTCAAATGGTATCTTAAAACCTATAGAGACAATTTCGGAATAAAAATCGACTACATACTGTTCACTTATGACGAGTACTATTACGCATGGTGGAACTACAGTGTTTACGAACCTCTCACAATAATATTTAAAGCAAATGTCAGATATCGCCCATATGGCCTAAGACCGAGCATGCAAGATAGCATGTATGTCTTCAACTTCGGAGGCGACAGGAGAGAAGTTGTCTTAGATCACCAGAATGGGCGAGTATTCCTGAGAACCGAAAATGAGGAGAAAACTATGGATGGATATGCAATCGTTGTGATTGACGAAAGTGGTAGACCGACAAACATGGCAGGATTCTACCCGCCCGAGAATGAAGCAGAAATTCCGGAAACCCTCGTGGTTTTCCTCAACCAGACCGGGAACATAGAAACTGCATGGTTGATCAGCGGAGTGTCCGAGCAAATAACCAGCAGACCGGAGCCTATCGGAATCCAAGCTTTCCAAGATAAGTTGAATGTCGATTTCCTAACGCAGGTCTTCAAAAGCTCAAACGGATATGTTAGAATTCTGCAAGTTGACCATTCGGTGATCGATTGA
- a CDS encoding CBS domain-containing protein produces the protein MAQKRKLNQLDILRKTKVGDVMDRSPILITPETPLKKVMAHIRRGKEFFPVVDKEKRLLGVLSESDIFRLFMPRRRIATVGAPEIKEISVVQTADDVMTKKPISIDPESTLLEAIQLMAFYKFRHLPVVKKGKIVGVLSLRDILKKI, from the coding sequence ATGGCTCAAAAAAGAAAGTTGAACCAGTTGGACATTCTTAGGAAAACAAAGGTTGGAGACGTGATGGACAGATCGCCCATTCTAATCACACCAGAAACACCGCTTAAGAAAGTGATGGCTCATATCCGCAGGGGTAAGGAGTTTTTCCCCGTCGTCGATAAAGAGAAAAGATTGCTGGGGGTTCTTAGCGAAAGCGATATTTTTAGACTTTTCATGCCTCGACGCAGGATAGCTACAGTTGGCGCACCAGAAATCAAAGAGATAAGCGTGGTGCAGACCGCTGATGATGTGATGACGAAAAAGCCAATCTCAATAGACCCAGAAAGCACACTACTTGAAGCGATACAGTTGATGGCGTTTTATAAGTTCAGACATCTCCCCGTTGTTAAAAAAGGCAAGATCGTGGGTGTTCTCTCTCTCAGAGACATCCTAAAGAAGATTTAA
- a CDS encoding cation:proton antiporter, which translates to MDLSILLFYLAMCLLLARIGGILATKLRQPSLLGEICAGIIAGPSVSGLISSHLIGTRLCIDLQSPAGEWISSLAEIGALILLFLAGLSLELREIKKYARPSLTTAVFGALWAFLLGFATIHVLGWSFLTAAFAGGILVATSVGITVETLMELGKLHSRSGVTILGAAVIDDIIGIIFLSVLSGIALGTLSVVGVFETLLLMIIFFVAVIIFGLKIIPKIFSRVSLTYQPEMSLSLALVLIFLISGIAQKVQIAAITGAFLTGLFIGRTPVSRPLKDIVSTLGYGFLIPLFFFETGLRMDIWVLGKIGPAVLLFLLAAFVSKIVGCGLGAMVGGLGKKDGLGIGIGMLPRAEVALIIASIGIKIGAVGPDLFSMTIVTILVTSLLTPFFLKTVYAKNSNQHA; encoded by the coding sequence TTGGATCTCTCCATCCTTTTGTTTTACTTAGCCATGTGTTTGCTCCTAGCTAGGATTGGAGGAATTCTAGCCACCAAATTGCGGCAACCTAGCCTCCTAGGAGAAATATGTGCAGGGATTATCGCTGGACCATCGGTCTCCGGTCTAATTTCTTCTCACCTCATCGGCACAAGACTATGTATAGATCTGCAAAGCCCGGCGGGCGAATGGATTTCTTCTCTGGCAGAAATAGGAGCCTTAATTCTTCTTTTTCTTGCAGGTCTTTCGCTTGAATTGAGGGAAATAAAGAAATACGCTAGGCCCTCTCTCACAACGGCTGTCTTTGGGGCTCTCTGGGCCTTTCTATTGGGTTTTGCAACGATCCACGTTTTGGGATGGTCATTTCTTACAGCTGCTTTTGCTGGAGGGATCTTGGTGGCAACGAGTGTCGGAATAACCGTCGAGACTCTAATGGAGCTGGGAAAACTACACTCACGCAGCGGCGTAACAATTTTGGGAGCAGCAGTCATAGACGATATCATCGGAATAATCTTCTTGAGCGTTCTTTCAGGGATCGCCTTGGGAACTCTGTCTGTCGTTGGGGTTTTCGAGACACTTCTTCTAATGATTATATTTTTTGTTGCCGTTATCATTTTTGGTCTGAAAATCATTCCCAAAATTTTCTCGCGGGTTTCTCTGACGTATCAACCTGAAATGTCTCTTTCTCTGGCACTAGTCCTCATCTTTCTGATATCGGGCATAGCACAAAAGGTCCAAATCGCAGCGATAACAGGGGCTTTTTTAACAGGCCTTTTCATAGGCAGAACTCCAGTCTCCCGCCCGCTCAAAGATATAGTTTCCACCCTAGGTTACGGATTCCTCATCCCCCTGTTTTTCTTCGAAACAGGTCTCCGGATGGACATATGGGTGCTGGGTAAAATAGGGCCAGCAGTTTTGCTTTTCTTGCTTGCGGCCTTTGTGAGCAAAATAGTCGGTTGTGGATTAGGTGCGATGGTGGGCGGTTTAGGCAAAAAGGACGGTCTGGGGATAGGAATCGGCATGTTGCCTAGAGCGGAGGTTGCTCTCATCATCGCCTCGATCGGTATAAAGATCGGAGCGGTTGGTCCGGACCTCTTCTCCATGACAATCGTGACGATTCTTGTGACAAGCCTTCTCACACCATTTTTCCTCAAAACGGTTTACGCGAAGAATTCTAATCAACATGCTTGA